Proteins from a single region of Erinaceus europaeus unplaced genomic scaffold, mEriEur2.1 scaffold_1272, whole genome shotgun sequence:
- the TFF2 gene encoding trefoil factor 2 has protein sequence MAPRGAWPLAALLLLGPCALVGAQKPSPCQCSRMHPDNRENCGFPGISSDTCFSSGCCFDSTVPGVPWCFHPLPKQGGLGVWTQLLGGPGHTKEQSQARRPPHGAPSPAESQECVMEVSARVNCGFPGISPQECAQRQCCFSDDIPQVPWCFLPDLRGRLSLLGREASESPQGPRVSQMRGSSLPPDPDPPGTCSLQPGLPG, from the exons ATGGCACCTCGCGGAGCTTGGCCCCTGGCGGCGCTGCTCTTACTGGGGCCATGTGCCCTGGTGGGGGCCCAGAAGCCTT CCCCCTGCCAGTGCTCCCGGATGCACCCGGACAACAGGGAGAACTGTGGCTTCCCGGGCATCAGCAGTGACACGTGCTTCTCCTCGGGCTGCTGCTTCGACTCCACTGTGCCCGGCGTGCCCTGGTGTTTCCATCCTCTCCCCAAGCAAG GCGgtctgggggtgtggacccagCTTCTGGGAGGCCCTGGCCACACCAAGGAGCAAAGCCAGGCCCGGCGGCCGCCTCACGGAGCCCCGTCCCCTGCAGAGTCTCAGGAGTGCGTGATGGAGGTGTCCGCGAGGGTCAACTGTGGCTTCCCGGGCATCAGCCCGCAGGAGTGTGCCCAGAGGCAGTGCTGCTTCTCTGACGACATCCCCCAGGTGCCCTGGTGTTTTCTTCCCGATCTCCGTGGAAG ACTGTCACTACTAGGGCGCGAGGCTTCGGAGAGCCCCCAGGGACCCCGCGTTTCCCAGATGAGAGGGAGCAGCCTCCCCCCGGACCCGGACCCGCCTGGAACCTGCTCCCtgcagcctgggctccctggc